A single region of the Xenopus laevis strain J_2021 chromosome 4L, Xenopus_laevis_v10.1, whole genome shotgun sequence genome encodes:
- the LOC121403021 gene encoding uncharacterized protein LOC121403021: MITAFVPYDQVSLGPAALECGHPPQQVIVKSTMQQSNWEGGLGGRSQSQPVPEPVLSQSRDKKGEGEERFPLGVSLVQPGSIPAVRDFQRVIPDPVPKMPEVLSGGQQLRQAQESVQKHEGQVVRTQSRVLVDNATQTGESDGSSGPGIALMPEPVLRGGQVVSTKEERLTVPGVAPKSDSNKVVFPEVQSIKDKPSGLCQPKTKQVSGDQGGIKGVGGLQLLSMSRPREWEIRDRLEGPSVNKVGGIGQMPEESSDRPLPTMQTCTLSRDSADRGKMGSIPTSNQSSTWDYTDTALKEQDFRPGR; encoded by the exons ATGATAACTGCTTTTGTGCCCTATGACCAGGTCTCACTAGGTCCAGCCGCGCTGGAGTGTGGCCACCCACCTCAACAGGTAATTGTAAAAAGTACAATGCAGCAAAGTAACTGGGAGGGAGGACTGGGAGGCAGGAGCCAGAGTCAACCAGTGCCTGAACCAGTGTTGTCCCAAAGTAGGGATAAGAAGGGAGAGGGGGAGGAGAGGTTTCCCCTAGGAGTCTCCCTGGTGCAGCCCGGTAGTATACCGGCAGTGAGGGATTTCCAGCGTGTAATCCCTGATCCTGTACCCAAAATGCCTGAAGTCTTGAGTGGGGGTCAGCAGCTACGCCAAGCTCAGGAGTCAGTGCAGAAGCATGAGGGACAGGTGGTTAGGACTCAGAGTAGGGTCCTAGTGGATAATGCCACTCAGACTGGGGAGAGTGATGGTAGTAGTGGGCCAGGAATAGCCCTCATGCCAGAACCAGTACTGAGGGGCGGTCAGGTGGTCAGTACTAAGGAGGAAAGGCTGACAGTACCAGGAGTTGCTCCCAAGTCAGATAGCAACAAAGTAGTTTTTCCAGAAGTCCAGAGTATTAAGGACAAGCCCAGTGGTTTATGCCAACCCAAGACTAAGCAGGTTAGTGGAGACCAGGGTGGCATCAAGGGGGTGGGAGGCCTCCAACTACTTTCTATGTCTAGGCCCAGGGAATGGGAGattagagataggctggagggcccCTCAGTGAACAAG GTGGGAGGAATAGGTCAGATGcctgaggagagcagtgatagaCCATTGCCTACTATGCaaacctgcactctgtccagagACAGTGCAGATAGAGGCAAAATGGGAAGTATACCTACATCAAACCAGTCCAGTACCTGGGATTATACTGATACAGCCCTCAAGGAACAAGACTTTAGGCCGGGGAGGTAG